In Arachis hypogaea cultivar Tifrunner chromosome 17, arahy.Tifrunner.gnm2.J5K5, whole genome shotgun sequence, a single window of DNA contains:
- the LOC140180751 gene encoding uncharacterized protein, which yields MVYRAVKEARDKIQGNEREQYKRTRDYCEEILRSNPSSSARLELMPIPDGPPVFDKLYICLDACKKGFKDGCRPLLHLDGCFLNTYYSGWLLAAVAQDANNQFYVVAYGVVRVETKEAWKWFLTNLQGDKGDDANHGWNFISDQQKGLLPVLKEVMPHAKLRNCVMHMWKNFINRYKDLKFEPETWVDAYFSHRPKVDNLTNNMCEVFNAKIVNYRCKPILTMCEEIRCYLMRRIVNHKRILENHSGRLAPVQEKRLEKLLNLSTKWTAEWVGDNE from the exons ATGGTTTATAGAGCAGTGAAGGAGGCTAGGGACAAGATCCAGGGAAATGAAAGGGAACAATACAAGAGAACGAGGGATTATTGTGAGGAAATACTGAGGAGCAATCCAAGCTCATCAGCCAGGCTTGAGCTGATGCCAATTCCAGATGGTCCTCCTGTTTTTGATAAACTGTACATTTGCCTAGATGCCTGCAAAAAAGGTTTCAAAGATGGATGTCGTCCTTTGTTGCATTTGGATGGGTGCTTTCTGAACACATATTATAGTGGTTGGCTGCTAGCAGCAGTTGCTCAGGATGCAAACAACCAATTTTATGTTGTTGCATATGGGGTGGTCAGAGTTGAGACCAAGGAAGCCTGGAAGTGGTTCCTGACCAATCTGCAAGGGGACAAAGGAGATGATGCAAACCATGGCTGGAACTTCATATCAGACCAACAAAAG GGTTTGTTGCCTGTGTTGAAGGAGGTCATGCCACATGCTAAGCTCCGCAATTGCGTCATGCATATGTGGAAAAACTTCATAAACCGCTACAAGGATCT CAAATTTGAACCAGAAACATGGGTTGATGCTTACTTCTCCCATAGGCCAAAAGTAGATAACCTCACAAACAACATGTGTGAGGTTTTTAATGCTAAAATAGTAAACTACCGCTGCAAGCCTATCCTAACCATGTGTGAAGAGATCAGATGCTATCTCATGAGGAGGATAGTGAATCATAAACGGATCTTGGAGAATCACTCAGGGAGGCTAGCACCAGTTCAGGAAAAGAGGCTGGAGAAGTTATTAAACCTTAGCACCAAGTGGACGGCTGAATGGGTTGGTGACAATGAATGA